A stretch of Bombina bombina isolate aBomBom1 chromosome 2, aBomBom1.pri, whole genome shotgun sequence DNA encodes these proteins:
- the LOC128647528 gene encoding histidine-rich protein PFHRP-II-like, with protein sequence MHATSEHLALHATSEHLVLHATSEHLALHATSEHLALHATSEHSALHATSEHLALHATSEHLVLHATSEYMALNATSEQLALHATSEHMALHATSEHMALHATSEHLVLHATSEHLVLHATSEHLALHATSEHMALHATSEHLALHATSEHLVLHATSEHMALHATSEHLALHATSEHMALHATSEHLALHATSEHMALHATSEHLALHATSEYMALHATSEQLALHATSEHMALHVTSEHLALHATSEHMALHLTSEHLALHATSEHMALHVTSEHLALHVISNKLSCMPFQNNWPCMPHQKHLALHATSDHLIGPTYHIK encoded by the coding sequence ATGCATGCCACATCAGAACACTTGGCCCTGCATGCCACATCAGAACACTTGGTCCTGCATGCCACATCAGAACACTTGGCCCTGCATGCCACATCAGAACACTTGGCCCTGCATGCCACATCAGAACACTCGGCCCTGCATGCCACATCAGAACACTTGGCCCTGCATGCCACATCAGAACACTTGGTCCTGCATGCAACATCAGAATACATGGCCCTGAATGCCACATCAGAACAATTGGCCCTGCATGCCACATCAGAACACATGGCCCTGCATGCAACATCAGAACACATGGCCCTGCATGCCACATCAGAACACTTGGTCCTGCATGCAACATCAGAACACTTGGTCCTGCATGCCACATCAGAACACTTGGCCCTGCATGCCACATCAGAACACATGGCCCTGCATGCCACATCAGAACACTTGGCCCTGCATGCCACATCAGAACACTTGGTCCTGCATGCAACATCAGAACACATGGCCCTGCATGCCACATCAGAACACTTGGCCCTGCATGCAACATCAGAACACATGGCCCTGCATGCCACATCAGAACACTTGGCCCTGCATGCCACATCAGAACACATGGCCCTGCATGCCACATCAGAACACTTGGCCCTGCATGCAACATCAGAATACATGGCCCTGCATGCCACATCAGAACAATTGGCCCTGCATGCCACATCAGAACACATGGCCCTGCATGTCACATCAGAACACTTGGCCCTGCATGCCACATCAGAGCACATGGCCCTGCATCTCACATCAGAACACTTGGCCCTGCATGCCACATCAGAGCACATGGCCCTGCATGTCACATCAGAACACTTGGCCCTGCATGTCATATCAAATAAGCTCAGCTGCATGCCATTTCAGAACAATTGGCCCTGCATGCCACATCAGAAACACTTGGCCCTGCATGCCACATCAGACCACTTAATTGGCCCTACATACCACATCAAATAA